One window from the genome of Natronomonas pharaonis DSM 2160 encodes:
- a CDS encoding DUF7260 family protein: MALTNHLDRATGRVADEQDVIADERRAYERFRTTVETTATDAHSTTSAASTGAGAAAVGLQRRSRPDRGCSEIRAAFAETVRPYSTDDIDREESVIETLGAELGDSIAAALSPETTHEFTPQLKTAILAAVDDRHAELAVMERALTREAESLQTAVEAYDDITDRLLERNETSLFEFGFPGLRQRHEALAADRETCERLLERRQELLASTTSRGGDAGINHRTLVRYLYQSQPATYPALSTLVQLDSTLADCQRTLRDHLTRRV, translated from the coding sequence ATGGCACTCACAAACCACCTCGACCGGGCCACCGGCCGCGTTGCCGACGAGCAGGACGTGATTGCCGACGAGCGGCGCGCCTACGAGCGGTTTCGAACGACTGTCGAGACGACGGCGACTGACGCCCACTCCACGACATCGGCGGCGTCCACCGGCGCTGGAGCCGCAGCCGTCGGTCTCCAACGCCGTAGCCGACCGGACCGCGGCTGTAGCGAAATCAGAGCGGCCTTTGCCGAGACGGTTCGACCCTACAGCACGGACGACATCGACCGCGAGGAGTCGGTCATCGAGACGCTCGGTGCGGAACTCGGTGACTCTATCGCCGCCGCGCTGTCCCCGGAGACGACACACGAGTTCACGCCGCAGCTCAAGACCGCGATTCTCGCCGCCGTTGATGACCGCCACGCTGAGCTTGCGGTAATGGAACGGGCGCTGACGCGGGAGGCCGAGTCGCTCCAGACTGCGGTCGAGGCCTACGACGACATCACCGACCGTTTGCTGGAGCGCAACGAGACATCGCTTTTCGAGTTCGGCTTTCCCGGACTGCGACAGCGCCACGAGGCGCTGGCCGCAGACCGCGAGACCTGCGAGCGGCTGCTCGAGCGCCGCCAAGAACTGTTGGCGAGTACGACCAGCCGCGGCGGTGATGCCGGCATCAACCACCGGACGCTTGTCCGATATCTCTATCAGTCACAGCCGGCCACCTATCCGGCGCTTTCGACGCTCGTTCAACTCGATTCGACGCTGGCAGACTGCCAGCGGACGCTCCGGGACCACCTCACCCGGCGGGTCTGA
- a CDS encoding cupin domain-containing protein — protein MGEFDTPTTGEATEAAAFEFLDTLSYVRIDGDATDGQRAVVEMRLREGHAPPMHIHREATETIHVLDGEIDVHTPDSVTSLDTGASAVLPNGEPHSLHAVTQATILASTSPAGFEQFIEAVGKPAATETVPTTPPSEDAIGRVSELAPAHDIEIVGPPPVEPPE, from the coding sequence ATGGGTGAATTTGACACACCGACGACGGGCGAAGCGACCGAAGCGGCGGCGTTCGAGTTCCTCGATACGCTCTCGTATGTCCGCATCGACGGCGACGCGACCGACGGCCAGCGGGCCGTCGTCGAGATGCGGCTCCGCGAGGGCCATGCGCCGCCGATGCACATCCACCGGGAGGCCACCGAGACGATTCACGTCCTTGATGGCGAAATCGACGTTCACACGCCGGATTCGGTCACATCGCTCGATACGGGTGCGTCAGCAGTGTTGCCCAACGGCGAGCCACACAGCCTCCACGCCGTCACACAGGCGACGATTCTCGCTTCGACATCGCCGGCCGGCTTCGAGCAGTTTATCGAGGCCGTCGGCAAGCCGGCCGCGACGGAGACTGTCCCGACGACGCCGCCGTCCGAGGACGCCATCGGACGGGTGTCAGAGCTCGCACCGGCACACGATATCGAAATCGTCGGCCCGCCGCCGGTCGAGCCACCGGAGTAA